In the genome of Pseudomonas sp. P5_109, one region contains:
- a CDS encoding MFS transporter gives MPSANVGTPTATTVADPVQALYRKITWKLIPFLCFCYLASYLDRINVGFAKLQMLEHLQFSETAFGLGAGLFFVGYIIFEVPSNLVLEKVGAKIWIARIMITWGLLSACTMLVTSTTQFYILRFLLGAAEAGFLPGVLYYLTTWFPTYRRGRIIALFMIGLPLSSVLGGPLSGWIMGHFDNAGGLRGWQWLFLLEAIPSVLLGVLTFWALPNNYRQAKWLNDDERNLLEQELRADDADSTGSKHSFRDGFFNLKVWMLGGIDFSILLSAYAMGFWMPTFIRNAGVVDTFHIGVLTALPSIAALLGMLLIGASSDKHRERRWHIIVPFLVGAAAMASAPFFVNNVVATVALFAIASAAIIGAVPVFFSLPATFLKGTAAATGFALACSVANIAGLVSNSLMGVAIDVTGSSAGALWFFAGCLILSSFLVIALPAKLVNR, from the coding sequence ATGCCCTCTGCAAATGTAGGTACACCCACTGCGACCACCGTCGCAGACCCAGTCCAGGCGCTTTACCGCAAGATCACCTGGAAGCTTATTCCCTTTCTCTGCTTCTGCTATCTGGCCTCCTATCTGGACCGGATCAACGTCGGCTTCGCCAAACTGCAAATGCTCGAGCATCTGCAGTTCAGCGAAACGGCTTTCGGCCTGGGCGCCGGTCTGTTTTTCGTCGGCTATATCATTTTCGAGGTTCCGAGCAATCTGGTCCTGGAAAAAGTCGGGGCGAAGATCTGGATCGCCCGCATCATGATCACCTGGGGGCTGCTCTCGGCCTGCACCATGCTCGTCACTTCCACCACGCAGTTCTACATTCTGCGCTTCCTGCTCGGCGCCGCCGAAGCGGGCTTTCTGCCGGGGGTGCTGTACTACCTGACCACCTGGTTCCCGACCTATCGCCGCGGCCGCATCATCGCTTTGTTCATGATCGGCCTGCCGTTGTCCAGCGTGCTCGGCGGCCCACTGTCCGGCTGGATCATGGGGCATTTCGATAACGCTGGCGGCCTGCGCGGCTGGCAGTGGTTGTTCCTCCTCGAAGCGATACCCAGTGTGTTGCTTGGTGTGCTGACCTTCTGGGCCTTGCCGAACAACTACCGCCAGGCCAAATGGCTCAATGATGACGAGAGAAACCTGCTGGAACAGGAACTGCGCGCCGACGACGCCGACTCCACCGGCAGCAAGCACAGCTTTCGCGACGGTTTCTTCAACCTGAAGGTGTGGATGCTCGGCGGCATCGACTTCTCGATCCTGCTCAGCGCCTATGCCATGGGGTTCTGGATGCCGACCTTCATCCGCAACGCAGGCGTCGTCGACACCTTTCACATCGGCGTGCTCACCGCGCTGCCGAGCATCGCCGCGTTGCTGGGCATGCTGTTGATCGGCGCCAGCTCCGACAAGCACCGCGAACGCCGCTGGCACATCATCGTGCCCTTTCTGGTGGGCGCGGCAGCCATGGCCAGTGCGCCCTTCTTTGTCAACAACGTGGTGGCGACCGTGGCGCTGTTCGCTATTGCGTCGGCGGCGATCATCGGCGCGGTGCCGGTGTTCTTCAGCCTGCCGGCAACCTTTCTCAAAGGCACCGCGGCGGCCACCGGCTTCGCCCTCGCCTGCTCGGTGGCGAACATCGCCGGGCTAGTCAGCAACTCGCTGATGGGCGTGGCCATCGACGTCACCGGCAGCAGCGCCGGCGCACTGTGGTTCTTCGCCGGCTGCCTGATTCTCAGCAGCTTCCTGGTGATCGCCCTGCCGGCCAAGCTGGTCAATCGTTGA
- a CDS encoding N-carbamoylsarcosine amidohydrolase — MSQEQSADANYQGVWGQRIGFGNKPALLMIDFMQGYTQEGAPLYAPGVVSAVAESVELLACARQHEVLVVHTNIRYHPGHFADGGIWVKKAPVMKDMIEGNPLAAFCEPVLPNPDEVVISKQYASSFFGTSLASMLRAKGIDTVVLAGCSTSGCIRATAVDAVQHGFRTIVVRECVGDRHPAPHEANLFDIDSKYGDVVSKQEAMTQFRK, encoded by the coding sequence ATGAGCCAAGAACAAAGTGCCGACGCCAATTATCAGGGCGTGTGGGGCCAGCGCATCGGCTTTGGCAATAAGCCTGCGCTGTTGATGATCGATTTCATGCAGGGCTATACCCAAGAAGGCGCACCGCTGTACGCGCCAGGCGTGGTCAGCGCTGTAGCCGAGAGCGTCGAACTATTGGCCTGCGCCCGCCAACATGAAGTCCTGGTAGTGCATACAAACATTCGCTACCACCCAGGGCATTTTGCCGACGGCGGTATATGGGTCAAAAAAGCCCCCGTGATGAAAGACATGATCGAGGGCAACCCACTGGCAGCCTTCTGCGAGCCGGTGCTGCCCAACCCGGACGAAGTGGTCATCAGCAAGCAATACGCCAGCTCGTTTTTTGGCACCAGCCTGGCGTCGATGCTGCGCGCCAAAGGTATCGACACCGTGGTACTGGCGGGCTGCTCAACCAGTGGCTGTATTCGCGCGACGGCGGTAGATGCCGTGCAGCATGGATTCCGGACCATCGTTGTTCGCGAATGCGTCGGCGATCGGCACCCCGCACCACACGAAGCCAACCTGTTCGACATTGATAGCAAGTATGGCGATGTGGTGAGTAAACAGGAGGCCATGACGCAGTTCAGAAAATGA
- a CDS encoding Asp/Glu racemase yields the protein MIKPYRIGQIVPSSNTTMETEIPAMLAARQLIRPERFTFHSSRMRMKQVRKEELAAMDGESDRCAVELSDAKVDVLGYACLVAIMAMGLGYHRQSEQRLRKATADNDANAPVITSAGALIEGLKVMGAKRIAIVAPYMKPLTELVVDYIREEGFEVVDWRALEIPDNLAVARHDPANLPAIVRDMNLEGVDVIVLSACVQMQSLGVVSQVEAETGKPVLTAAIATTYAMLKALDLEPIVPGAGALLSGAYK from the coding sequence GTGATCAAGCCTTATCGTATCGGCCAGATTGTGCCAAGTTCCAACACCACCATGGAAACCGAGATTCCGGCGATGCTGGCAGCACGCCAATTGATCCGCCCCGAACGTTTCACCTTTCATTCCAGCCGCATGCGCATGAAGCAGGTGCGCAAGGAAGAGCTGGCGGCAATGGATGGCGAATCCGATCGCTGCGCGGTCGAGCTGTCTGACGCCAAGGTCGACGTGCTGGGCTATGCCTGCCTGGTGGCGATCATGGCCATGGGCCTGGGTTATCATCGCCAGTCCGAACAGCGGCTGCGCAAGGCCACCGCCGACAACGACGCCAATGCGCCGGTCATCACCAGCGCCGGCGCCTTGATCGAAGGCTTGAAAGTAATGGGCGCCAAACGCATTGCCATTGTCGCGCCGTACATGAAGCCGCTGACCGAGCTGGTAGTGGATTACATTCGCGAAGAAGGTTTCGAGGTGGTGGACTGGCGCGCCCTGGAAATTCCCGACAACCTGGCCGTCGCCCGCCACGACCCGGCCAACCTGCCCGCCATTGTGCGCGACATGAACCTTGAAGGCGTGGATGTGATCGTCCTGTCGGCCTGCGTGCAGATGCAATCGCTGGGAGTGGTCTCGCAAGTCGAGGCCGAAACCGGCAAACCGGTACTCACCGCAGCCATCGCCACCACCTACGCCATGCTCAAGGCACTGGACCTGGAGCCCATCGTTCCGGGTGCGGGCGCGCTGCTGTCTGGCGCATATAAATAG
- a CDS encoding alpha/beta hydrolase, with amino-acid sequence MSTFIQGGNVQANGIRQHYLRYGGQGSTGKPIVLLIPGITSPAITWGFVAERLGQHFDTYVLDVRGRGLSSTGPELDYGTDACANDIGAFAKAMGINAYHLVGHSMGARFAVRSAVRNPAGLQSLVLIDPPVSGPGRREYPSKLSWYVDSIRQSLSGMDADAMRVFCPTWTEEQLQVRAEWLHTCYAPAIVRAFNDFHEVDFHQDLPHLPVPALLIVAGRGGVIQAGDEAEIRDLQPAIQIAHVENAGHMIPWDDLEGFFAAFGSFLGQPLT; translated from the coding sequence ATGAGCACCTTCATTCAGGGCGGCAACGTCCAAGCCAATGGTATCCGCCAGCACTACCTGCGTTACGGCGGCCAGGGCAGCACCGGCAAACCGATAGTGTTGCTGATTCCCGGCATCACCAGCCCGGCGATCACCTGGGGGTTTGTCGCCGAGCGCCTGGGCCAGCATTTCGATACCTACGTACTCGACGTTCGTGGCCGCGGCCTGTCCTCCACCGGACCGGAGCTGGACTACGGCACCGACGCCTGCGCCAATGACATCGGTGCATTCGCCAAAGCCATGGGTATCAATGCCTATCACCTGGTGGGCCACTCCATGGGCGCGCGCTTTGCCGTGCGCAGCGCAGTGCGCAATCCAGCGGGCCTGCAAAGCCTGGTACTGATCGATCCACCCGTCTCCGGTCCCGGCCGGCGCGAGTACCCAAGCAAGCTGTCGTGGTACGTGGACTCGATCCGCCAATCACTGAGCGGGATGGACGCCGACGCCATGCGCGTCTTCTGCCCGACCTGGACCGAGGAGCAACTGCAAGTCCGCGCCGAGTGGCTGCACACCTGCTACGCACCGGCCATCGTCCGCGCCTTCAACGATTTCCATGAGGTGGACTTTCATCAGGATCTGCCGCACCTGCCTGTCCCTGCCCTGCTGATCGTTGCCGGTCGCGGCGGCGTAATCCAGGCCGGGGACGAAGCGGAAATTCGCGACCTGCAACCCGCGATCCAGATTGCTCACGTCGAAAACGCCGGACACATGATTCCGTGGGATGACCTCGAAGGATTTTTCGCGGCATTTGGCAGTTTTCTCGGCCAGCCCCTGACCTGA
- a CDS encoding FAD-dependent monooxygenase: MRNKQKIAIVGAGLGGAAAATLLQKAGFEVDVYEQAPEFSRIGAGIHMGPNIMKIFRRMGIEQKLSDMGSHPDFWFSRDGASGDYLSRIPLGEFARKEYGAAYITVHRGDLHALQMSTIAPGTVHFNKRLTGIEETDDLVRLHFSDGTTTEVDIVIGADGINSRIREELLGAERPLYSGWVAHRALIRGEVLAKYNMDFENCVKWWSEDRHMMVYHTTSKRDEYYYVTGVPHPAWDFQGSFVDSSRDEMYDAFQGYHPTVQALIESSESVTKWPLLNRNPLPLWSRGRMVLLGDACHPMKPHMAQGAGMAIEDAAMLTRCLQETGLTDYRTAFKLYEANRKDRASRVQAVSNANTWLRTQEDPAWVYGYDLYDHPLKSEAAA; encoded by the coding sequence ATGCGAAACAAACAAAAAATCGCAATCGTCGGCGCCGGTCTAGGTGGCGCTGCTGCTGCCACGCTGTTACAGAAAGCCGGGTTCGAGGTCGATGTTTATGAACAGGCGCCAGAGTTTTCCCGTATTGGTGCGGGCATCCACATGGGCCCCAACATCATGAAAATCTTCCGCCGCATGGGTATTGAACAGAAGCTGAGCGACATGGGTTCGCACCCCGACTTCTGGTTCAGCCGCGACGGCGCCAGCGGTGACTATCTGTCCCGCATCCCCTTGGGTGAATTCGCTCGCAAGGAATACGGCGCGGCTTACATCACCGTGCACCGCGGGGACCTGCATGCACTGCAAATGTCGACCATTGCGCCGGGCACTGTGCACTTCAACAAGCGCCTGACCGGGATCGAGGAAACCGATGATCTGGTGCGCCTGCACTTCAGCGACGGCACCACCACCGAGGTCGACATCGTCATCGGCGCCGATGGCATCAACTCCAGAATTCGCGAAGAGTTGCTCGGAGCGGAAAGACCGCTGTACAGCGGCTGGGTTGCCCACCGCGCCTTGATTCGCGGCGAGGTACTGGCCAAGTACAACATGGACTTTGAAAACTGCGTGAAGTGGTGGAGCGAAGATCGTCACATGATGGTCTACCACACCACCAGCAAGCGCGATGAGTACTACTACGTCACCGGCGTACCGCACCCGGCCTGGGACTTCCAGGGCAGCTTTGTCGATAGCAGCCGCGACGAAATGTACGACGCATTCCAGGGCTATCACCCCACCGTTCAAGCGTTGATCGAATCCAGTGAAAGCGTGACCAAATGGCCGCTGCTCAATCGCAACCCGCTGCCGCTCTGGAGCCGTGGACGGATGGTGTTGCTGGGTGATGCCTGCCACCCGATGAAACCGCACATGGCGCAAGGCGCAGGCATGGCCATCGAAGATGCCGCCATGTTGACCCGCTGCCTGCAGGAAACCGGGCTCACCGATTACCGCACCGCGTTCAAGCTATACGAAGCCAACCGCAAGGACCGCGCCTCGCGAGTACAGGCGGTGTCCAATGCCAACACCTGGCTGCGCACACAGGAAGATCCGGCCTGGGTCTACGGTTATGACCTCTACGACCACCCACTGAAATCGGAAGCGGCCGCATGA
- a CDS encoding 2,5-dihydroxypyridine 5,6-dioxygenase, which translates to MPVSDCELTQMFEHVLKLSKVDSTQSVAVLKSHYSDARTVRAAMDAAQRLGAKVYAVELPSFNHPMAMGNDMTAYCGDTALTGNIAAQRALEAADLVVDTMMLLHSPEQEQILKTGTRILLAVEPPEVLARMLPTLADKERVMAAEKLLKQARSIHVKSRAGSDFKALLGQYPAVTEYGFADEPGRWDHWPSGFLFSWPNEETAEGVLVIDVGDILLPFKNYSREKITLEIEKGFITSIHGGFEAEYLRDYMKYFNDPEVYGISHIGWGLQPRAQWTAMGLHDKNDGMCMDARAFYGNFLFSTGPNTEVGGTRKTPCHLDIPLRHCDIYLDDQAVVLGGDVVAPQASIAR; encoded by the coding sequence ATGCCGGTAAGCGATTGCGAACTGACCCAGATGTTTGAACACGTGTTGAAACTGTCGAAAGTGGACTCGACTCAAAGCGTCGCGGTACTGAAAAGCCACTACTCCGACGCGCGTACCGTGCGGGCGGCCATGGACGCCGCGCAGCGTCTTGGGGCCAAGGTCTATGCGGTCGAGTTGCCGTCCTTCAATCACCCTATGGCCATGGGCAATGACATGACCGCTTACTGCGGCGACACCGCGCTGACCGGCAATATCGCCGCGCAACGGGCGCTGGAAGCGGCGGACCTTGTGGTCGACACCATGATGTTGCTGCACTCGCCGGAGCAGGAGCAGATCCTCAAGACCGGGACGCGCATACTGCTGGCGGTTGAACCACCGGAAGTGCTGGCGCGGATGCTGCCTACGCTGGCGGACAAAGAGCGGGTGATGGCGGCCGAGAAGCTGCTGAAGCAGGCGCGCTCGATCCACGTGAAGTCCAGGGCCGGCAGTGATTTCAAGGCGTTGCTCGGGCAATACCCTGCGGTCACCGAGTACGGTTTTGCCGATGAGCCTGGGCGTTGGGATCACTGGCCCAGCGGTTTTCTATTCTCCTGGCCAAACGAGGAAACCGCCGAAGGCGTACTGGTGATCGACGTCGGCGATATCCTGTTGCCGTTCAAGAATTACTCGCGAGAGAAGATCACCCTGGAAATCGAAAAGGGCTTCATTACCTCGATCCATGGTGGTTTCGAGGCCGAATACCTGCGCGACTACATGAAGTACTTCAACGACCCCGAGGTGTACGGCATCTCCCATATTGGCTGGGGTTTGCAACCGCGTGCGCAGTGGACCGCCATGGGCTTGCATGACAAAAACGACGGCATGTGCATGGATGCCCGGGCGTTCTACGGTAACTTCCTGTTCTCCACCGGGCCCAATACCGAGGTTGGCGGTACCCGAAAAACCCCGTGTCACCTGGACATCCCGCTACGCCATTGCGATATCTACCTCGATGATCAGGCGGTGGTCCTGGGTGGTGATGTGGTAGCGCCGCAGGCCTCTATCGCGCGGTGA
- a CDS encoding MarR family winged helix-turn-helix transcriptional regulator has product MPDTTDNTPQTTAPYAFSEQVGHLLRKAYQRNMAIFQQNVDDSQLTAVQFITLCAVRDGGPSSLTELVKATAVDQATIRGIVERLKARDLITLEPDPQDRRKVIVGLSDSGHQLVRDTVPHAARVSELTMGNLNPAERVAILYLLRKMIDDAND; this is encoded by the coding sequence GTGCCGGATACGACAGACAACACCCCACAGACAACCGCTCCCTATGCCTTTTCCGAGCAGGTCGGTCATTTGCTGCGCAAGGCTTACCAGCGCAATATGGCGATCTTCCAGCAGAACGTCGACGATTCGCAGCTGACCGCCGTGCAGTTCATTACGCTGTGCGCCGTGCGTGATGGCGGGCCGAGCTCATTGACCGAGCTGGTCAAGGCCACTGCGGTGGATCAGGCAACCATTCGAGGCATCGTCGAGCGGCTCAAGGCGCGCGACCTGATCACCCTGGAGCCAGACCCTCAAGATCGGCGCAAAGTCATCGTTGGCCTGTCCGACAGTGGCCATCAATTAGTGCGTGACACCGTGCCTCATGCTGCCCGCGTCAGCGAACTGACCATGGGTAACCTCAACCCGGCCGAGCGCGTCGCGATCCTGTATCTGCTGCGCAAGATGATCGATGACGCCAACGATTGA
- a CDS encoding (2Fe-2S)-binding protein, whose translation MSEQALAPEKTVTLHVNGQTTTVCAMADTSLLLVLRNDLQLNGPKYGCGLGECGACTVIIDGVAARACVFPLSGAEGREITTLEGIGSREHPHPVQQAFIEEQAAQCGYCMNGMIMTAKALLDRNPHPSEAQIRNELSANLCRCGTHIEILRAVLRAARQKS comes from the coding sequence ATGAGTGAGCAAGCACTGGCGCCGGAAAAGACCGTGACGCTTCACGTCAATGGCCAGACCACTACGGTCTGTGCCATGGCCGACACATCGCTGTTGCTGGTGCTGCGCAATGATTTACAGCTCAACGGCCCGAAATACGGTTGTGGCCTGGGCGAGTGCGGTGCCTGCACGGTGATCATCGATGGTGTTGCGGCGCGGGCTTGCGTGTTCCCGTTGTCCGGTGCCGAGGGACGGGAAATCACCACCCTCGAAGGCATTGGCAGCCGAGAGCATCCGCACCCGGTGCAGCAGGCTTTCATTGAGGAGCAGGCGGCGCAGTGTGGCTACTGCATGAACGGCATGATCATGACGGCCAAGGCCTTGCTCGACCGAAATCCGCACCCCAGCGAGGCGCAGATTCGCAATGAGTTGTCGGCCAATCTCTGCCGCTGCGGCACCCATATCGAAATTCTTCGTGCGGTACTGCGTGCCGCCCGTCAAAAGTCTTGA
- a CDS encoding molybdopterin cofactor-binding domain-containing protein produces MTHATLTRAQLLTKSGVLLIVDQIQPPSGPVAKGGVPVIKPQELALFIAVNDDGKVYGFNGHVDLGTGIRTSLAQIVAEELDLALDQVCMVLGDTDSAPNQGATIASATIQISAIPLRNAAAEARRFLLARAARRFAVAADTLRINSGVVSSEDGRQLTFAELVEGERDQLTISGDAPLKRLEDYRLVGKGAARVDIPGKATGELTYVHDMRLPDMLHGRVIRPPYAGLDSGDFVGNSLLEVDESSIAHIPGIVRVVVIRDFVGVVAMREEQAAKAAQALKVTWKAWNHKLPNMDDIAQAIRDNPRVQRVVLDKGNVDQALEQASERMARTYLWPYQLHASIGPSCGLADYQEDGIRVWSGTQNPHLLRADLAWLLEYPEERIEIIRMEAAGCYGRNCADDVCADAVLLSRAVGVPVRVQLTREQEHVWEPKGTAQLMEVDGGINVDGGVAGYDFQTSYPSNGAPTLALLLTGRVEPVAAMFEMGDRTSIPPYDFEHMRVSVNDMTPIVRASWMRGVSALPNTFAHESYIDELAFAAGVDPIEYRLRYLNDERASDLVKATAARAEWTPRTQPMQIPEQDNILRGRGFAYARYIHSKFPGFGAAWAAWVADVAVDKRSGEVSVTRVVIGHDAGMMINPTGVQHQIHGNVIQSTSRVLKERVTFEESAVASKEWGGYPILTFPQVPEIDVLMMPRQNEAPMGAGESAAVPSAAAIANAIYDATGIRFRELPITAERVLAALKGSADEANANPPDSPKAKRSKWLFGSLFAAFGAILGVAATALPWRAEIAPITPPGAGTWSAATLERGRLLAAVGDCAVCHTAPGGATNAGGLAMQTPFGTLYSSNITPDPKTGIGSWSYPAFERAMRDGISRDGKNLYPAFPYTAFRNINDADMQALYAYLMSQAPVSQPAKVNDMQFPFNMRPLMAGWNALFLRKGEIQVQPQRSEQWNRGAYLVNGLGHCAACHSPRNLMGAEKGGKNFLAGGMVDGWEAPALNGLSKSPTPWTEDQLFTYLSSGYSDAHGVAAGPMGPVVSELAKLPKADIRAMAVYLASLDGTAQAQTRSSTQTVAQPSVTAVSLSNGRRVFEGSCQGCHADGLGPKLFGVSPSLATNTNLHSTLPDNLLKVILQGISNPATPDLGYMPGFKDSLSNRQIAELTAYLRNRFASAEPAWQGLEQKVAHLRANPGTH; encoded by the coding sequence ATGACCCATGCAACGCTCACCCGTGCTCAGCTGTTGACCAAGTCCGGCGTCTTGTTGATCGTCGATCAGATCCAGCCACCGTCCGGTCCTGTGGCCAAAGGTGGCGTACCCGTGATCAAACCCCAGGAGCTGGCGTTGTTCATTGCGGTCAACGACGACGGCAAGGTCTATGGGTTCAACGGCCACGTGGATCTGGGCACCGGTATCCGTACTTCGCTGGCACAAATCGTCGCTGAAGAGCTGGACCTGGCGCTGGATCAAGTCTGTATGGTCCTTGGCGATACCGACAGCGCACCGAACCAGGGCGCAACCATCGCCAGTGCGACCATCCAGATTTCGGCCATCCCCTTGCGTAACGCGGCGGCTGAAGCCCGGCGATTTTTGCTGGCACGGGCGGCCCGGCGTTTTGCCGTTGCAGCTGACACCTTACGGATAAACAGCGGGGTAGTTAGCAGCGAAGACGGTCGCCAGCTCACGTTTGCCGAACTGGTGGAGGGCGAGCGTGACCAGTTGACGATTTCCGGCGATGCGCCGCTCAAGCGTCTGGAAGATTATCGGCTGGTGGGCAAGGGCGCAGCGCGGGTGGACATTCCCGGTAAAGCCACCGGTGAGCTGACTTACGTGCATGACATGCGGCTGCCGGACATGCTGCATGGCCGGGTGATTCGCCCGCCTTATGCCGGGCTCGACAGCGGTGATTTCGTCGGCAACAGCCTGCTGGAAGTAGACGAGTCCTCCATCGCGCACATTCCCGGCATCGTGCGGGTGGTGGTGATTCGCGATTTTGTCGGCGTGGTAGCCATGCGTGAAGAGCAGGCCGCGAAAGCCGCCCAGGCACTGAAAGTCACCTGGAAAGCCTGGAACCACAAATTGCCGAACATGGATGACATCGCGCAGGCCATTCGCGACAACCCCAGGGTGCAGCGCGTCGTGCTGGACAAGGGCAATGTTGATCAAGCCTTGGAGCAGGCTAGCGAGCGCATGGCCCGCACCTACCTGTGGCCGTATCAGCTTCACGCCTCCATCGGTCCTTCCTGCGGGCTGGCGGACTATCAAGAGGACGGCATTCGCGTCTGGTCCGGCACGCAAAACCCGCATTTACTGCGCGCTGACCTGGCATGGCTGCTGGAGTATCCGGAAGAGCGGATCGAGATCATCCGCATGGAAGCGGCAGGTTGTTACGGGCGTAATTGCGCCGACGACGTGTGCGCCGATGCGGTGTTGCTGTCCCGGGCCGTCGGCGTGCCGGTACGGGTGCAACTGACCCGCGAGCAAGAGCACGTATGGGAGCCCAAGGGCACGGCGCAACTGATGGAGGTCGATGGAGGCATCAATGTCGATGGCGGGGTGGCCGGTTACGATTTTCAGACCAGCTACCCGTCCAATGGTGCACCGACCCTGGCACTGCTGCTGACGGGGCGCGTCGAACCGGTGGCGGCGATGTTCGAAATGGGCGACCGCACCTCGATCCCTCCGTATGATTTTGAACACATGCGCGTGAGCGTAAACGACATGACGCCCATTGTTCGGGCTTCGTGGATGCGGGGCGTGTCGGCGCTGCCCAATACCTTCGCCCATGAGTCGTATATCGATGAATTGGCCTTTGCCGCGGGTGTCGACCCCATCGAGTACCGTTTGCGTTATCTGAATGATGAGCGCGCCTCGGATCTGGTCAAAGCCACTGCTGCCCGCGCCGAATGGACACCGCGTACGCAGCCGATGCAAATCCCGGAGCAAGACAACATCCTGCGCGGCCGGGGTTTTGCCTATGCCCGTTACATTCACAGCAAATTTCCAGGCTTCGGCGCGGCGTGGGCGGCGTGGGTCGCGGACGTGGCGGTGGACAAGCGCAGCGGCGAAGTGTCAGTCACCCGCGTGGTGATCGGTCATGACGCCGGGATGATGATCAATCCGACCGGTGTTCAGCATCAGATTCACGGCAATGTGATTCAGTCCACCAGTCGCGTGCTCAAGGAGCGCGTGACCTTTGAAGAGTCCGCCGTTGCCAGCAAGGAATGGGGCGGTTACCCGATCCTGACATTCCCCCAGGTGCCGGAAATCGATGTGCTGATGATGCCGCGCCAGAACGAAGCACCCATGGGGGCGGGTGAGTCGGCGGCAGTGCCGAGCGCGGCAGCGATAGCCAATGCGATCTACGACGCCACCGGGATTCGCTTTCGTGAACTACCGATCACCGCTGAGCGTGTGCTGGCCGCGCTCAAAGGATCGGCGGACGAAGCGAATGCCAATCCCCCTGATTCGCCAAAGGCCAAGCGCTCGAAATGGTTGTTTGGCTCATTGTTCGCAGCGTTCGGCGCGATACTTGGCGTGGCTGCCACGGCTTTGCCCTGGCGCGCGGAAATCGCACCGATCACGCCACCCGGCGCGGGCACCTGGTCTGCGGCGACGCTGGAGCGAGGGCGTTTGCTGGCGGCAGTCGGTGATTGCGCGGTGTGCCACACAGCGCCAGGCGGCGCGACCAATGCTGGCGGGTTGGCAATGCAGACGCCTTTCGGAACGCTGTACAGCAGCAACATCACACCTGACCCGAAAACCGGAATTGGCAGTTGGTCCTATCCCGCGTTCGAGCGGGCCATGCGCGATGGCATCAGTCGCGATGGCAAGAATCTGTATCCGGCATTTCCTTACACGGCCTTCCGAAATATCAACGACGCCGATATGCAGGCGCTGTACGCGTACCTGATGTCACAGGCCCCGGTGAGCCAGCCAGCCAAGGTCAACGACATGCAGTTCCCATTCAACATGCGGCCACTGATGGCGGGTTGGAACGCGTTGTTCCTGCGCAAGGGTGAAATCCAGGTGCAGCCGCAACGCAGTGAGCAGTGGAATCGCGGCGCCTACCTGGTCAATGGACTGGGTCACTGCGCGGCCTGTCATTCACCGCGCAACCTGATGGGCGCGGAGAAGGGCGGTAAAAATTTCCTGGCGGGCGGCATGGTCGATGGCTGGGAAGCACCTGCGCTCAATGGCTTATCCAAATCGCCTACGCCGTGGACTGAAGATCAATTGTTCACCTACCTGAGCAGTGGTTATTCCGATGCCCACGGTGTCGCGGCGGGCCCCATGGGGCCAGTGGTTAGCGAATTGGCGAAGCTGCCCAAAGCAGACATACGGGCGATGGCGGTGTACCTGGCGTCGCTCGATGGCACGGCGCAAGCACAGACTCGCTCAAGCACACAAACCGTAGCGCAACCCAGTGTCACCGCAGTGTCGTTGAGCAATGGTCGGCGGGTGTTTGAAGGTTCCTGCCAAGGCTGTCACGCCGATGGTCTTGGGCCGAAACTGTTTGGTGTCAGTCCCTCGTTGGCGACTAATACCAACCTTCACAGTACGCTGCCAGACAACCTGCTGAAGGTCATTTTGCAAGGCATCTCCAATCCGGCGACGCCGGACCTTGGTTATATGCCAGGCTTCAAGGACAGCCTGTCCAACAGGCAAATCGCCGAACTGACGGCATACCTGCGCAATCGCTTCGCCTCAGCTGAACCTGCGTGGCAAGGGCTGGAGCAGAAGGTCGCGCACTTGCGGGCCAATCCCGGAACTCATTGA